The genomic stretch CTGGGAAAAGGGAAGCGCGGCGACCTTTGACGTGGCGCGCATCGACGAGATCGAGGCCGTGACCAAGCATGACGTCATCGCCTTCCTCACCCATCTGGCGGAAATCGTCGGCCCGGATGCCCGCTTCGTCCATCAGGGGATGACCTCCTCGGATGTGCTCGACACCTGCTTCAACGTGCAGCTCACCCGCGCCAGCGACCTGCTGCTCGCCGATCTTGACGGCCTGCTCGCCGCGCTGAAGCGCCGCGCCTTCGAACACAAGGACACGATCACCATCGGCCGCTCGCACGGCATCCATGCCGAGCCGACAACCTTCGGCATCAAGCTTGCCCAGGCCTACGCCGAATTCGACCGCTGCCGGGCCCGCCTTGTCGCCGCGCGCGCGGAGATCGCCACCTGCGCCATTTCCGGCGCGGTCGGCACCTTCGCCAATATCGACCCGCGCGTGGAAGAACATGTGGCGGAGGCCATGGGGCTGAAGGCCGAGCCAGTCTCCACCCAGGTCATTCCGCGCGACAGGCATGCGATGTTCTTCGCCACGCTCGGCGTCATCGCGTCTTCGGTCGAGCGGCTGTCGACCGAGATCCGCCACCTGCAGCGCACGGAAGTGCTGGAGGCGGAAGAGTATTTCTCGCCTGGCCAGAAGGGCTCGTCCGCCATGCCGCACAAGCGCAATCCGGTGCTGACGGAAAACCTGACCGGCCTTGCCCGCATGGTGCGCGGCTATGCGTTGCCGGCCATGGAAAATGTCGCCCTCTGGCACGAGCGCGATATCTCCCATTCCTCCGTCGAGCGGATGATCGGACCCGACGCCACGGTGACCCTCGACTTCGCGCTGACGCGGCTGACGGGCGTCATCGACAAGCTTCTGGTCTATCCCGACCACATGATGGACAATCTCAACAAGTTCCGCGGCCTGGTGCATTCGCAGCGCGTTCTCCTGGCGCTCACCCAGGCCGGCGTCTCGCGCGAGGATGCCTATCGTCTGGTCCAGCGCAACGCCATGAAGGTGTGGGAGGAAGGCAAGGACTTCCTCGAGGAACTGCTCGCCGACAAGGAGGTCACCGCCGCGCTCTCGGAAGAGCAGATCCGCGAGAAATTCGACCTCGGCTACCACACCAAACACGCCGACACGATCTTCAACCGCGTCTTCGGCGAAAGCTGAGCGCCGCCGCTACCCGCAAAACGATCCGCAGCGTCCGGTTTCTTCCCGGAGCTGCGCCCCCGAAATGTCATGTGAAGCGCCATGAAGATTTCCGAAACCGAAATCCTGATTGTTCCCGGCTACAAGAATGCCGGCCCCGACCACTGGCAGAGCCGCTGGGAGCGCAAACTGTCCACGGCGCGGCGCGTCGAACAGGAAGCATGGTCGAAGCCGGAATGCGAGGACTGGACGGCCCGGCTTGTCGAAGAGGTCAACCGCGCGGAGCGCCCGGTGGTGCTCGTCGCCCACTCGCTCGGCATTCCGACCTCGGTTCGGGCGATCCCGGACTTTCGCAAACGCGTCGCCGGCGCGTTCTTCGTCGCGCCGCCGGAGGTGGACAATCCGTCCGTGCGGCCAAAACACATGATGACCTTCGGCCCCTACCCGCGCGAACCGCTGCCCTTTCCCGCGATCGTGATCGCCAGCCGCAACGACCCCTTCGGCCGGTTCGAGCACGCGCGCGACATTGCCGCCGCCTGGGGCGCCGATTTCTACGACATCGGCGAGGCGGGCCACGTCAACGACAAGGCGGGCTTCGGCCCCTGGCCGGAAGGCACGCTGATGTTCGGCCTCTTCGTCTCCGGCCTGCGCTGAGGCCCAGCCTCGTCTCCGCGGTGGTGCCCGGCCGTCTTTGCCACGGCCGAATATCGTTCGTCGCTAATTGATAGAATTGACATTCTGCCTTCATCCATCACACTAACGCATCGTGCTTTCCGAAAATCGGAATCGATTTTCGGAAAGCACGATGCATAGACTCAATAGGTTAGAGCGTCCTTTGAGCGTCCGAACGGACGCACGGCGCTCTAGCGTGTCCGGAATGCGTTCGTTTGCACGCCGGCGGCAGTGTCGACATCACGGAGCGCGGAGCGGGTTGTGGCGGCCCGATCCATTCGAACAACGGAACAAACCGTGCCGAATGCCCGTTCTCCCCGAAAGGATAATCGTTTGGCGAGGGAAACGAGGAGTTCATTTTTGTCAGGGGAGGCCGAACTGGCCTTCGCAGTGCTCGAGCAATCGCCCATGGCGGTCGCGGTCGTGGAACTCGATGGCCAGACAATCACCGCAACCAACGCGAACTTCGAAACGCTCGCGCCCGGAACGAAGGCGCAGGGCCGCTCCATTCTGGAGTGGATACACGCAGACGACCATCCGCTCTTGCGCAATCTTGTCGGTCCGACCTCCGGCGTTTCCGGACGGGAGCAGAAATGTGAGATGCGCATCGGCCGGCGTCCCGACGGGCCCTGGCGATGGATGCTTGTTGCAGCGACCGTCCTTCCGGAAAATGAAGCAGGCGCGCGGCGACGTGCGCTTTTCTATTTCATCGATATCCACACCCAGAAAAGCCACGAATTGCTGGAAAGCGAGCGCGCGCGGCGCTGGAACTACGCGCTCGTCAGCTCCGGCCTCGGCGTGTGGGATCACGACTACCGCAGACAGGAATACTTCTACTCCCAGACATGGCGGGCCATGCGCGGCTACGCCTCGACCGGCGCCACACCCTTCGCCAGCACAGAGCAATGGCTGCAGCTGGTTCATCCCGACGACCGCGATTTCGTCGCCCACGCCATAGAGCGCCAGAAGGCTGGCGACCTCAAATATATGAATTTCGAATATCGCGAGCGCCATTGCGACGGCCACTGGATATGGATCGAGTGCCGGGGCGATGCGGTGGAGTATTTTCCCGACAACCGGCCTTCCCGCATCATCGGAACCGATCAGGACGTGACAGACCGCAAGGATGCCGAAGCCTTGCTCGCCCATACGCGCCAGCGCCTGGAAATGGCGCTGACCACTTCGCGCATCGGCGTTTTCGAGCACGACCGTGCGACCGGCACCGTTTATGCCGACGCCCGCATCTGCGAGATCTACGGATTTGACGACCAGCCGGAGAGTTTCGACATCCAGCGCGTTTTCGACCTCGTTCACCCGGAAGACCTGAAGCGGGCGGCCGCCGGCTCCGCCGGACTGACCCCCGGCGGCGCTCCGGCTTCCTCCGAGTTCCGCATCCACCGCGAGAATGACGGGTCGCTGCGCCATATCCGCCATCTCGTGCGCCTTCACATCGGCGAAGACGGCCAGGAGACGATCGTCGGCATCAACTGGGACGTGACGGAGGAAGTGCGCCTCCGGCAGGATCTGGTGACCGCAAAGCAGCTCGCCGAGGCGCGCAATTTCGAACTCGACCGCGCCAAGTCAGACATCGAATATGCCGCGCTGCACGATTACCTGACCGCCCTGCCCAACCGGCGCTTTCTTGAGGACGAGCTGGAGCGCCGGGTGTCCATCGCCGCCGCATCCGATGTCAATGTCGGGCTGCTCCAGATCGATATCGACGACTTCAAGGGGATCAACAGCGCCTACGGCCACGGCGCCGGCGACCGCGTGCTCAGCCACTCGGCGCAGACCCTACTCGACCTGTCGAAGCACAATGACTTCGTTGCCCGCATGGGCGGCGACGAATTCGCCATGATCATCAGCTATGACGGCGGCTGCGACAGGCTTGAACAGACCGCGAAACGAATCCAGCTCGAACTCGCCAAGCCGGTCGTGCTCGATGACGGTCGCGTCCGGCTTTCCGCCAGCATCGGCATCGCCACGCTTGAGAGCGAAGGGGCCGGCGGCGCCGCCGCCATGCTCAGAGACAGCGATCACGCGCTGAAGCAGGCCAAGTCAAAGGGCGCCGGCCAGATCGCATTCTACACTCCGGGCATCCGATTCTCCGACGCGGTCGACCGCAAGCCTTCCGACCGGTTGATGCAGGCGATCGACCAGAGCGAGTTTGTGCCGTTCTACCAGCCGCAGTATGACGCCGAGACCCTTGATATCCGGGGCATCGAGACGCTCGCACGCTGGCGGCAGGCCGACGGCTCCTTCAGCGAACCGTCAAGCTTCATCCCGCTTGCCCAGTCGCTCAACATCATGAACATGATCGACGCCAGCATTCTCTCGCAGGCGCTCGAGGATCACCGCCGCTGGCGGGAAGACGGGCTCGCGCCGCCGCGCCTGTCGCTGAACCTGTCCCCGCACCGGCTCAGCGACCCGGCGCTGGTGCCCGAGTTACAGCGCACCGAGCTTCCGGCCGGCACCCTCACCTTCGAACTGCTCGAATCGATCTTCCTCGACCAGCAGGACGATGTCAGCGCCTACAATCTGAAACAGATCCGGCGGCTCGGCATCAATATCGACGTCGATGATTTCGGCACCGGCTACACGTCGATCACCGGGCTGCTCAAGGTCGCGCCGAACGGTCTGAAGATCGCCCGCGAACTGGTTATGCCGCTGCCCCGCTCATATGACCAGCGGGCCATTGTGAAGTCGATCGTCGATATCGGAAAAACATTGAATATCGAAGTGATCGCAGAAGGCGTTGAAACGCGGCAACATGCCCGGATCCTGACGGAGCTTGGCTGCGACGCGCTTCAGGGCTACTGGCTCGCCCGGCCGATGCCGGCGGACGCGATGGAAACGCTTCTGCGCCGCAAGATGGCCGAAGCTTCCGCCTGAGTCAGGCTCAGGCGAAAGGCGCGAAAGCGCCCGTCATCTCACACGAGACGGCTTTGCTCGAGAGCGGCCGCGATGAAGCTTGAGAACAGCGGATGCGGCTCCAGCGGGCGGCTCTTCAGCTCGGGGTGATACTGCACGCCGATGAACCAGGGATGATCGGCATATTCGATCGTCTCCGGCAGGATCCCGTCCGGCGACGTGCCGGAGAACACAAGGCCGCAGGCCTCGAGTTTCTCGCGATAGCCGAAATTGACCTCGTAGCGGTGACGATGCCGTTCGGAGATCTCGGTCGTGCCGTAAACCGCGGCAATCTTCGTGTCAGCGCCCAGATGCGCCTTGTAGGCGCCGAGCCGCATCGTGCCGCCGAGATCGTCGCGGTCGCTGCGCTTTTCCAGCGTATTGCCCTTGACCCATTCGGTCATCAGGCCAACGACGGGCTCGCTGGCATTGCGGTCGAACTCGGTCGACGACGCGTCCTTGATGCCGGCCAGGTTGCGCGCCGCCTCGATGACGGCCATCTGCATGCCGAAGCAGATGCCGAAATAGGGCACCTTGTGGGTGCGGGCAAAGCGGGCCGCCTGGATCTTGCCCTCCGAGCCGCGCTCGCCGAAACCGCCCGGTACGAGAATGCCATGGACCTTTTCCAGATAGGGGGAAGGATCCTCCTTCTCGAAAATCTCCGACTCGATCCATTCCAGATTGACCTTCACCCTGTTGGCGATGCCGCCATGGGTGAGCGCCTCGATCAGCGACTTGTAGGCATCCTTCAGGCCGGTATATTTGCCGACGACCGCGATCGTCACCTCGCCTTCCGGCGTGCGGATGCGCTCGCAGACATTCTTCCACGCATCCATGCGCGGCACCGGCGCCGGATCGATGCCGAAGGCGTGCAGCACTTCGTCATCAAGCCCCTCGCGATGATAGGCGAGCGGTACGTCATAGATGTTCGAGACATCGAGTGCCTGGATGACGGCGGACGAACGCACATTGCAGAACAGCGACAGCTTGCGCCGCTCGGCTTCGGGAATTTCCCGGTCGGCGCGCACCAGAAGGATATCCGGGTGGATGCCGAGCGCCTGGAGTTCCTTCACCGAATGCTGCGTCGGCTTGGTCTTCAGTTCGCCGGCGGCCGGGATATAGGGCATCAGCGTCAGGTGGACGTAGACGGCATTGCCGCGCGGCAGGTCGTTGCCGAGCTGGCGGATCGCCTCCATGAACGGCATCGCCTCGATGTCGCCCACCGTGCCGCCGATTTCGCAGAGCACGAAATCGAAGTCGTCATTGCCCTCGAGAACGAATTCCTTGATCTCGTTGGTGACAT from Martelella sp. AD-3 encodes the following:
- a CDS encoding alpha/beta hydrolase — its product is MKISETEILIVPGYKNAGPDHWQSRWERKLSTARRVEQEAWSKPECEDWTARLVEEVNRAERPVVLVAHSLGIPTSVRAIPDFRKRVAGAFFVAPPEVDNPSVRPKHMMTFGPYPREPLPFPAIVIASRNDPFGRFEHARDIAAAWGADFYDIGEAGHVNDKAGFGPWPEGTLMFGLFVSGLR
- a CDS encoding CTP synthase — encoded protein: MARYIFITGGVVSSLGKGIAAAALGALLQSRGYRVRLRKLDPYLNVDPGTMSPTQHGEVFVTDDGAETDLDLGHYERFTGRSATKTDNITTGRIYKNILDKERRGDYLGATVQVIPHVTNEIKEFVLEGNDDFDFVLCEIGGTVGDIEAMPFMEAIRQLGNDLPRGNAVYVHLTLMPYIPAAGELKTKPTQHSVKELQALGIHPDILLVRADREIPEAERRKLSLFCNVRSSAVIQALDVSNIYDVPLAYHREGLDDEVLHAFGIDPAPVPRMDAWKNVCERIRTPEGEVTIAVVGKYTGLKDAYKSLIEALTHGGIANRVKVNLEWIESEIFEKEDPSPYLEKVHGILVPGGFGERGSEGKIQAARFARTHKVPYFGICFGMQMAVIEAARNLAGIKDASSTEFDRNASEPVVGLMTEWVKGNTLEKRSDRDDLGGTMRLGAYKAHLGADTKIAAVYGTTEISERHRHRYEVNFGYREKLEACGLVFSGTSPDGILPETIEYADHPWFIGVQYHPELKSRPLEPHPLFSSFIAAALEQSRLV
- a CDS encoding GGDEF domain-containing phosphodiesterase yields the protein MSGEAELAFAVLEQSPMAVAVVELDGQTITATNANFETLAPGTKAQGRSILEWIHADDHPLLRNLVGPTSGVSGREQKCEMRIGRRPDGPWRWMLVAATVLPENEAGARRRALFYFIDIHTQKSHELLESERARRWNYALVSSGLGVWDHDYRRQEYFYSQTWRAMRGYASTGATPFASTEQWLQLVHPDDRDFVAHAIERQKAGDLKYMNFEYRERHCDGHWIWIECRGDAVEYFPDNRPSRIIGTDQDVTDRKDAEALLAHTRQRLEMALTTSRIGVFEHDRATGTVYADARICEIYGFDDQPESFDIQRVFDLVHPEDLKRAAAGSAGLTPGGAPASSEFRIHRENDGSLRHIRHLVRLHIGEDGQETIVGINWDVTEEVRLRQDLVTAKQLAEARNFELDRAKSDIEYAALHDYLTALPNRRFLEDELERRVSIAAASDVNVGLLQIDIDDFKGINSAYGHGAGDRVLSHSAQTLLDLSKHNDFVARMGGDEFAMIISYDGGCDRLEQTAKRIQLELAKPVVLDDGRVRLSASIGIATLESEGAGGAAAMLRDSDHALKQAKSKGAGQIAFYTPGIRFSDAVDRKPSDRLMQAIDQSEFVPFYQPQYDAETLDIRGIETLARWRQADGSFSEPSSFIPLAQSLNIMNMIDASILSQALEDHRRWREDGLAPPRLSLNLSPHRLSDPALVPELQRTELPAGTLTFELLESIFLDQQDDVSAYNLKQIRRLGINIDVDDFGTGYTSITGLLKVAPNGLKIARELVMPLPRSYDQRAIVKSIVDIGKTLNIEVIAEGVETRQHARILTELGCDALQGYWLARPMPADAMETLLRRKMAEASA
- the purB gene encoding adenylosuccinate lyase, producing the protein MIPRYSRPQMTEIWSPETKFRIWFEIEAHACNALAEIGVIPKSAAETIWEKGSAATFDVARIDEIEAVTKHDVIAFLTHLAEIVGPDARFVHQGMTSSDVLDTCFNVQLTRASDLLLADLDGLLAALKRRAFEHKDTITIGRSHGIHAEPTTFGIKLAQAYAEFDRCRARLVAARAEIATCAISGAVGTFANIDPRVEEHVAEAMGLKAEPVSTQVIPRDRHAMFFATLGVIASSVERLSTEIRHLQRTEVLEAEEYFSPGQKGSSAMPHKRNPVLTENLTGLARMVRGYALPAMENVALWHERDISHSSVERMIGPDATVTLDFALTRLTGVIDKLLVYPDHMMDNLNKFRGLVHSQRVLLALTQAGVSREDAYRLVQRNAMKVWEEGKDFLEELLADKEVTAALSEEQIREKFDLGYHTKHADTIFNRVFGES